A window of the Cuculus canorus isolate bCucCan1 chromosome 3, bCucCan1.pri, whole genome shotgun sequence genome harbors these coding sequences:
- the BORCS6 gene encoding BLOC-1-related complex subunit 6, with the protein MAARGRSERPALPPHTANRRPPPAPPRPMGRDTNTAGPRLSPAVRPIRDDTNSGRSHPQPPPVSPVTCPRGAKRAGGGRPRPPANGRRRKQACAPPPLPAANGGRCKQWCLRPAGNGGRRRQAPASQPIDGDVSGRARPIESDVNRRARAPQPMGGDVSRRAPRPAANRGRRMQRGARAPPRSRPALPAMEEGGGRDERGLEALSLAGGGAAAAAAAAGRQPHQLSEGRRATLASALELEGTVLREGRLTQFVANNLERRIRLSGVARAGSIPAIDPAALQDVSALAAQVAAQVDELLRNVHCGLQALTALSVGCIQTYRDGVESLGEAADLSIRAMYALVARCEELDRAMQPVPALARRIRDMKGTLERLEALCK; encoded by the coding sequence ATGGCCGCACGGGGGCGGAGCGAGCGCCCCGCCCTCCCGCCGCACACCGCCAaccgccgcccgccgcccgccccgccccggccaATGGGAAGGGACACAAACACTGCGGGGCCGCGCCTTTCTCCTGCGGTTCGGCCAATCCGCGACGACACAAACAGCGGGCGGTcccacccccaacccccccccgtCTCCCCAGTCACGTGCCCCCGGGGTGCGAAACGAGCCGGCGGTGGCAGGCCACGCCCCCCCGCCAATGGAAGGCGACGTAAACAGGCGTgcgcgcccccccccctccccgcggcCAATGGGGGGCGGTGTAAACAGTGGTGCTTGCGCCCCGCAGGTAATGGAGGGCGGCGACGGCAGGCGCCCGCCTCGCAGCCGATCGATGGTGATGTAAGCGGGCGCGCGCGGCCGATCGAGAGCGACGTAAACAGGCGCGCGCGCGCCCCGCAACCAATGGGCGGCGACGTAAGCAggcgcgcgccccgccccgcagccAATCGAGGGCGACGTATGCAGCGCGGCGCGCGCGCCCCCCCGCGGTCCCGTCCCGCGCTGCCCGCTATGGAGGAGGGAGGCGGGCGGGACGAGCGCGGGCTGGAGGCGCTGAGCCtggcgggcggcggggcggcggcggcggcggcggcggcggggcggcagCCGCACCAGCTCTCGGAGGGGCGGCGGGCGACGCTGGCGAGCGCGCTGGAGCTGGAGGGGACGGTGCTGCGCGAGGGGCGCCTGACGCAGTTCGTGGCCAACAACCTGGAGCGGCGCATCCGGCTGAGCGGCGTGGCGCGCGCCGGCTCCATCCCCGCCATCGACCCCGCGGCGCTGCAGGACGTGTCGGCGCTGGCGGCGCAGGTGGCGGCGCAGGTGGACGAGCTGCTGCGCAACGTGCACTGCGGGCTGCAGGCGCTGACGGCGCTCAGCGTGGGCTGCATCCAGACCTACCGCGACGGCGTGGAGAGCCTGGGCGAGGCCGCCGACCTCAGCATCCGCGCCATGTACGCGCTGGTGGCGCGCTGCGAGGAGCTGGACCGCGCCATGCAGCCCGTGCCCGCCCTGGCCCGCCGCATCCGCGACATGAAGGGCACCCTCGAGCGGCTCGAGGCGCTCTGCAAGTAG
- the PNRC1 gene encoding proline-rich nuclear receptor coactivator 1 — protein MVTSTAPPPFLARISAGTEEARRLPPAFLQRMRRGDGGCEEQPSCRAGGAARPALRRVRRRKGKIRPGPAGLLPGRYQHLQQHRARRGPTDLRAHTAPVPPEEPPAPTKPLRKEFFKNKMGKTEKAAVPYSQPVHGLHLCEQPKINRQKGKCNAPLTKIASANKIENFWQDSVSPEIVQKQEKKPLKNTENFRNAKSKKPIALSEASQKENYAGAKFSDPPSPSVLPKPPRHWVGGTAEPSDQNKELMAVHLKTLLKVQA, from the exons ATGGTTACCAGCACGGCGCCGCCGCCCTTCCTGGCTCGGATCTCGGCGGGCACCGAAGAAGCGCGGCGGCTGCCGCCCGCTTTCCTGCAGCGCATGAGGCGAGGGGACGGCGGCTGCGAAGAGCAGCCCAGCTGCCGCGCGGGGGGCGCCGCCAGGCCCGCGCTGAGAAGGGTCCGGCGGCGGAAAGGCAAGATCCGGCCGGGCCCCGCGGGGCTCCTGCCCGGCCGCTACCAGCACTTGCAGCAGCACCGCGCCAGGAGGGGCCCGACCGACCTCCGCGCCCACACCGCGCCCGTGCCCCCCGAGGAGCCGCCCGCGCCCACCAAGCCCCTCAGGAAAGAG TTCTTTAAGAACAAGATGGGAAAGACGGAGAAGGCTGCCGTCCCCTACAGTCAGCCTGTTCACGGTTTACATCTGTGTGAACAACCAAAGATTAACAGGCAGAAGGGTAAATGTAATGCACCGCTGACAAAGATCGCCTCGGCAAACAAGATAGAGAACTTTTGGCAAGATTCTGTATCACCAGAAATAGttcagaagcaggagaaaaagccacttaaaaacacagagaacTTCAGAAATGCCAAGTCCAAGAAACCTATCGCCCTATCTGAAGCGagccaaaaggaaaattacGCTGGGGCAAAATTCAGTGACCCACCATCTCCTAGTGTCCTTCCAAAACCTCCCAGACACTGGGTGGGTGGCACGGCTGAACCGTCTGACCAAAACAAAGAGTTGATGGCAGTCCATTTGAAAACTCTCCTAAAAGTTCAAGCGTAG